In Paenibacillus hexagrammi, the following are encoded in one genomic region:
- a CDS encoding DUF192 domain-containing protein: MKLVLPESGHVVAEEVWVAATFYRRLKGLMFSSELPEGCCMYIRPCRSVHTFFMNYSIDVVHLDAKHRVVGLEQALAPGKIGTSFPNSESVIEFPAGSIERNALQVGSMVQFES, encoded by the coding sequence ATGAAGTTAGTCCTGCCTGAGAGCGGACACGTCGTTGCTGAAGAGGTTTGGGTGGCGGCAACGTTTTATCGGAGATTGAAAGGGCTGATGTTTTCATCCGAATTGCCTGAGGGCTGCTGTATGTACATAAGGCCGTGCAGGTCCGTGCACACCTTCTTTATGAACTACAGTATCGACGTCGTTCATCTCGATGCAAAACACCGGGTCGTAGGATTGGAACAGGCTTTGGCGCCGGGGAAGATAGGAACATCATTTCCGAATTCCGAATCCGTAATTGAGTTTCCCGCAGGAAGCATCGAACGAAATGCTCTGCAAGTGGGCAGCATGGTTCAATTTGAAAGCTAA